A segment of the Hallerella succinigenes genome:
CCTGAATTCCTAGTCATTTTCCACGGTTTTAAAATCGCTGAACCGTGGAATTCTTATATTGCTACTACCCAAAATTTTAGAGGTTCCCGTTCCTTTTGAACGGGACTGATAGATTTTATTGTTTTTGTCCATTTAGGAGTTTTAATGGCTATTCAGAATACGAAGCGTGGCATTTTGATTAGCATGACGCCGTACGAAAAGAGAATTGCCGTAATGGAAGGTGGAGACCTCGCTGAACTCGTTGTCGAGAGCGCAGAGTCGAACCGAGTCCTGGGTAATATCTACAAAGGCGTCGTGCAGAAAGTGCTTCCCGCGCTGAAAGCCGCGTTTATTGACATCGGGCTTGAAAAGGCCGGTTTCCTTCACCAGGAAGATGCAATAGACCGGAACATCCTCCTTTCCCGCGAATACGGCGATAAGGATGATGAAGAAACAGTCGGCGAAGAACTTTCGATTGATCAGATCTTGCACGAAGGTCAGGAAATCATGGTGCAGGTAGTGAAAGAACCGATCAGTACCAAGGGTGCTCGTTTGACGACACACTTGAGCTTTGCCGGTCGATTCCTCGTCTGCATGCCGAATACAAACTTTGTCGGCGTCTCGAAGCGTGAACGCGATCCGAAGAAACGTCGCGAATTCAAGAAAGTCGTTCGCCGTCTCAAAGGACCGGATGTGGGCTACATCGTCCGCACGAACGGCCTTTCCGAAAGCGAACTTGAAATTTCGAAGCAGATGCGTGAACTGGAAGCAAAGTGGGATGCCACAAAGTACAATTTCCAGCATCAGCCTGCCGAAACTTGCATTTACAAAGAATCGGATTCCGTCAATCAGACAATCCGCGAATACTTCAGCGATAACACCGACTACGTATATGTCGATAACCGCGAAGAATATTTCGCCATCCGTGAAGAACTGCAGAAGCTCTCTTCCGATAAGATCAACAAGGTGAAGCTCTGGAGCTCCAAGGAAAGCCTTTTCGAATACTTCAAGATTGAAGACGATTATGCGCGTTCCCTGCAGCGTTCCGTTCCGTTGCCTCATGGCGGCAACCTGGTAATCGATCAGACCGAAGCTCTCGTCGCCATCGACGTGAACACCGGTCCTAAGGTCCACGGTAAGGATCAGGAAAAGATCATTTTCGAAACGAACGTCGACGCTTGCTACGAAATCGCAAAGCAGCTCCGCTTGCGCGATATCGGCGGTCTTGTGGTAATCGACTTCATCGATATGGAACTCCAAGAAAATCGCGACGCTCTGTACCAGGAATTCCGTAAGGCAATTCGCAAGGACAAGGCTCCGATTACGCCGACACCGCTCAGCCAG
Coding sequences within it:
- a CDS encoding Rne/Rng family ribonuclease encodes the protein MAIQNTKRGILISMTPYEKRIAVMEGGDLAELVVESAESNRVLGNIYKGVVQKVLPALKAAFIDIGLEKAGFLHQEDAIDRNILLSREYGDKDDEETVGEELSIDQILHEGQEIMVQVVKEPISTKGARLTTHLSFAGRFLVCMPNTNFVGVSKRERDPKKRREFKKVVRRLKGPDVGYIVRTNGLSESELEISKQMRELEAKWDATKYNFQHQPAETCIYKESDSVNQTIREYFSDNTDYVYVDNREEYFAIREELQKLSSDKINKVKLWSSKESLFEYFKIEDDYARSLQRSVPLPHGGNLVIDQTEALVAIDVNTGPKVHGKDQEKIIFETNVDACYEIAKQLRLRDIGGLVVIDFIDMELQENRDALYQEFRKAIRKDKAPITPTPLSQFGLMEVTRKRVRTNLMTEKTHVCPVCRGTGHVFRLETTLSAIDRWLSRARTKGRIKKVKMVVSSEMVDLLCKDMARMFHYLEYKHEMSIELVEDDKMFPNQFYMFNDKDEDITEEYNFA